In one Echinicola marina genomic region, the following are encoded:
- a CDS encoding DUF3823 domain-containing protein, producing the protein MACIISTGLSSCIEDNYAPPAETFTGAFVDMQTKEPFQTAIGNTGARITLMEYSWSENPTPYYMYCKMNGEFNNSKIFAGEYGVRAEGAFVPVEEEIIDLKGVVERTYEVDPFLRVEWIGEPVVNGDGTATIQVKITRGTSDPDYQHPLSEVWLFVSENQYVGDFSFSPNFSTHLVGATLPALGETITITTGWPGGIGTGAQKTFPDYERKYFLRVGARINTQVNGTNVYNYSPIKEITTK; encoded by the coding sequence ATGGCATGTATTATCTCGACAGGATTGAGTTCCTGTATTGAGGATAACTACGCCCCTCCTGCCGAGACATTTACAGGAGCCTTTGTGGACATGCAAACCAAAGAGCCCTTCCAAACAGCAATAGGCAATACCGGAGCACGGATAACGCTGATGGAGTACAGTTGGAGCGAAAACCCTACCCCCTACTATATGTATTGTAAAATGAATGGGGAGTTCAATAATTCCAAAATATTTGCAGGTGAATATGGGGTAAGAGCTGAAGGCGCTTTTGTCCCAGTGGAAGAAGAAATTATCGACCTCAAAGGCGTAGTAGAAAGAACTTATGAAGTTGACCCGTTTCTTCGTGTAGAATGGATTGGGGAACCAGTAGTCAATGGAGACGGTACAGCCACCATCCAAGTAAAGATCACGCGGGGCACTTCAGACCCAGACTACCAACACCCATTAAGTGAGGTCTGGCTATTTGTAAGTGAAAACCAATATGTGGGAGATTTTAGCTTTAGTCCCAACTTTTCCACTCACTTGGTAGGCGCTACTTTGCCAGCATTGGGCGAGACGATCACTATCACTACGGGATGGCCAGGAGGCATTGGTACGGGCGCCCAAAAAACTTTTCCAGACTATGAGAGGAAGTATTTCTTAAGAGTAGGCGCCAGGATCAATACTCAAGTTAACGGCACCAATGTTTATAATTACTCCCCTATTAAGGAAATAACTACCAAATAA
- a CDS encoding RagB/SusD family nutrient uptake outer membrane protein: MKLKKTLMSIGLGVLLTACTDLDIPPINLLNENDIYGSNEGIMTNVARIYSRLPIEDFKYYYASGFNFNGTQYKQFSCLTGEAIGRDTPGAESEGFSYWDDTYSQIRDINMLIEKLPEYASSLNTSDVDTYLGEAHFARAYTYFALVKRYGGVPLIDAIVDYPASVSMEGTHLYRASEEAIWDFIAADLDYAIEHLPENSPAKGRVNRYVAAAFKSRAMLHAGSIAKYNSVNETQDQEGVSVRICGIPANRANEYFKASYEAAKLVVDSQKYALYMGQWQEGNAEAQYQNFKYLFLNETSENIFVKYFDELNSKHDYDHSTQPNQTKSGGNDSEVNPTMDFVEMFDGIAKDEDGNFKNIDDNGHYMLYNSPMDAFANAEPRLRGTVIFPMDTYRNQVIEIRRGIWTGDASQGILPLDNEGDVGNCNQLTDPNLHLAPGLGANPVINLNPGDPNGSTMRAAGANGPVSNWDFGNVGGMYVRKYMRETGVTNDFNSTQSWIEIRFAEVLLNQAEAAYELMLGGESGDNYLTVAYENINDIRLRAGAELLSSETELDNIDIIRIERRKELAFENKTYWDLKRWRTLYEEQNNRRYKILNPFYSTDAQKYFLSVKFQEPRAGRQYIYTYDTRYYYQPIPNSEINKNPNCKQNPGF, from the coding sequence ATGAAACTTAAAAAAACATTAATGTCAATAGGATTGGGTGTACTACTTACAGCCTGTACCGATTTGGATATTCCCCCTATAAACCTATTGAATGAAAATGATATATATGGTAGCAATGAAGGCATCATGACCAATGTGGCCCGAATATACAGCAGACTGCCTATCGAAGATTTCAAATATTATTATGCCTCAGGCTTCAACTTTAATGGCACTCAATACAAACAGTTCAGCTGCTTGACGGGTGAAGCCATTGGCCGGGATACTCCTGGAGCCGAAAGTGAGGGATTTTCTTATTGGGATGATACCTATTCCCAAATCCGTGACATCAATATGCTCATTGAGAAACTTCCTGAATATGCTTCTTCTTTGAATACTTCAGATGTAGACACCTATTTAGGAGAAGCACATTTTGCTAGGGCTTATACTTATTTTGCTTTGGTAAAACGATACGGAGGAGTTCCTTTAATCGATGCTATAGTCGACTACCCTGCTTCGGTCAGTATGGAAGGAACGCATTTATACAGGGCCTCGGAAGAAGCCATTTGGGATTTTATTGCCGCAGATCTGGATTATGCCATCGAACATTTGCCTGAGAATTCCCCGGCAAAAGGCCGTGTAAACAGGTATGTTGCAGCAGCATTTAAGTCCCGCGCCATGCTCCATGCCGGTAGTATTGCCAAATACAATTCGGTAAACGAGACCCAGGACCAAGAAGGCGTTTCAGTAAGGATTTGTGGTATTCCTGCCAATAGAGCAAATGAGTATTTCAAGGCCTCTTATGAGGCGGCAAAACTGGTAGTGGACTCCCAGAAATATGCACTGTATATGGGCCAGTGGCAAGAGGGCAATGCAGAAGCGCAATATCAAAACTTCAAGTACCTGTTCTTAAATGAAACCTCTGAAAATATTTTTGTAAAATATTTCGATGAGCTAAACAGCAAACATGACTACGATCATTCCACCCAACCTAATCAAACAAAATCAGGTGGCAATGATTCTGAAGTGAATCCTACCATGGATTTCGTAGAAATGTTTGATGGAATAGCCAAAGATGAGGATGGAAATTTCAAAAACATTGATGACAATGGGCATTATATGCTTTATAATTCTCCGATGGATGCATTTGCCAATGCTGAACCAAGGCTGAGAGGAACAGTCATCTTCCCCATGGATACTTACAGAAATCAAGTAATCGAAATAAGAAGAGGAATCTGGACTGGAGATGCCAGCCAAGGAATCCTTCCCCTTGACAATGAAGGTGATGTAGGCAACTGTAACCAACTAACTGACCCCAACCTGCATTTGGCACCAGGCTTAGGGGCCAATCCAGTAATCAACCTCAATCCAGGAGATCCAAACGGAAGCACCATGCGTGCAGCGGGAGCTAATGGACCTGTGTCAAATTGGGACTTTGGCAATGTCGGAGGAATGTACGTTCGCAAATACATGAGGGAAACTGGTGTAACCAATGATTTTAATTCTACCCAAAGCTGGATAGAAATCCGTTTTGCAGAAGTACTGCTGAATCAAGCTGAAGCAGCATATGAGCTGATGCTTGGGGGCGAATCAGGAGATAATTATCTCACAGTAGCTTATGAGAACATCAATGATATCAGACTTCGCGCCGGTGCCGAATTGCTTAGCAGTGAAACTGAATTGGACAATATTGACATCATCCGCATAGAACGCCGTAAGGAGCTTGCTTTTGAAAACAAAACCTATTGGGACTTGAAACGTTGGCGAACGCTTTATGAAGAGCAAAACAACAGACGTTATAAAATCCTTAATCCGTTTTATTCCACTGATGCCCAAAAATATTTCCTTTCAGTGAAATTCCAGGAACCTAGGGCAGGCCGTCAGTATATCTATACCTATGATACAAGATACTACTATCAGCCCATTCCAAATTCAGAGATAAACAAGAATCCTAATTGTAAACAAAATCCAGGTTTCTAG
- a CDS encoding SusC/RagA family TonB-linked outer membrane protein, with protein sequence MKCKPLPYQWRRVIRGFCGTMLFLMASSTLMAYDKPSKISSDKDNNPISAKRLEINIKGTVVDETGAGLPGATVIEKGTNNVAITDVERNYAISVKNKESILVFSYIGYENQEFVVGNNTSININLKLATDQLEEVVVVGYGTQKKADVTGAVASIKSDEIVTTKNENLQNMLTGKVAGLRILQNSSEPGTFNSSMDIRGFGAPLVVIDGVPRNNMARLDPEDIESISVVKDASGAVYGSRAANGVIIITTKKGSKTGKPNLSYSGNMTWQNPSNYPDLVSAADWMTLYNERDKHNVDNSGVVSRYSEEEIESYRNGSMPSTDWKDMVMRNSAPATQHTISATGGNEGITYYTSVGYQQQGSFLKTDAINYEKYTIRNNISAKITDNIQLDMNLSGLIDERETSPFSSNDIVRAMWLHRPMDNVYYDEEAGKYAMMDWNVILNPVAMMDKDLVGENSYKSKWFQSNMSLTYQVPFVEGLSLKSMFSYDYTQNDNKEYSKSFTLYLPNGNEYKANNQTSGNSKISRYFYGKNSTLWQLRVAYERKFGHHAISALNLLENSHFQGDNFYGYRYLVLPLPQIFAGITDNQEIRQSTSSGALYDYANRASVGRFIYGFKSKYMAEFSYRYEGSSKFPKDSRWGFFPSFSAGWRISEEGFWMNSPLRVIEDLKFRGSYGITGDDSSLAYQFVSGYQYPASGSSRGLPGGYIFGDQFVSSSSNTGLANTAITWYEAKTLNIGMDASLWSGRLGVTVEYFNRDRSGLLATRVGSLPGIVGASLPQENLNSDQNRGFEIELSHLNKIGDFNYQIRGNVSYTRTKTQYYEMAELGNSYLNWRNGVNDRYNNIWWGYAGNGRMTSWDEVYYNPVYVSRGSVLGDYEYQDWNEDGWINDLDVHPLAYSGQVPLVNFGLNLSAQWKGFDMSMLWQGAGKKYVLAREFLYEPLWSNSNAISDFMNRWHPTDPTANPYDPSTEWTGGNYGYTGSLPNASSDFNIQNAAYVRLKSLEIGYSLPSNVLDFIKLKNIRVYGNAYNLLTFSKLKYADPEFYTSNTSGSGLTNLGYNYPINKTYTIGINVKF encoded by the coding sequence ATGAAATGTAAACCATTACCCTATCAATGGCGGAGAGTGATTCGTGGCTTCTGTGGCACAATGCTATTTCTAATGGCATCATCCACATTAATGGCCTATGACAAACCTTCTAAAATTTCTTCAGACAAGGACAACAATCCCATTTCCGCCAAACGACTTGAAATCAATATTAAAGGCACTGTGGTTGATGAGACAGGAGCAGGTCTTCCTGGGGCTACAGTAATAGAAAAAGGAACCAATAATGTGGCTATCACAGATGTGGAAAGGAATTATGCCATATCTGTAAAAAACAAAGAAAGTATCCTTGTATTTTCTTATATCGGCTATGAAAACCAAGAATTTGTAGTCGGTAACAATACCTCCATCAATATCAATTTAAAATTAGCAACCGACCAACTCGAAGAAGTGGTTGTGGTTGGCTACGGAACTCAGAAAAAAGCCGATGTAACAGGCGCTGTTGCATCAATCAAAAGTGACGAAATCGTTACGACCAAAAACGAGAACCTCCAAAACATGCTGACCGGTAAGGTAGCGGGCCTCCGCATCCTCCAAAACTCAAGTGAACCGGGTACATTTAATAGTTCCATGGATATTAGGGGCTTTGGTGCTCCTCTAGTAGTGATAGACGGTGTGCCGAGAAACAATATGGCACGCCTTGATCCAGAGGATATTGAAAGCATTTCTGTGGTTAAAGACGCTTCAGGAGCCGTTTACGGCTCGAGAGCAGCCAATGGTGTGATCATCATCACCACCAAAAAGGGCTCAAAAACAGGCAAGCCAAACTTGAGTTATTCTGGTAATATGACTTGGCAGAACCCCTCCAATTATCCTGATTTGGTAAGTGCGGCAGATTGGATGACCCTCTATAACGAAAGAGACAAACACAATGTGGATAACAGCGGAGTGGTTTCTAGATATTCTGAAGAGGAAATTGAATCTTATAGAAATGGCAGTATGCCTTCCACGGACTGGAAGGACATGGTGATGAGAAATAGCGCTCCTGCTACCCAACATACCATCAGTGCAACAGGAGGAAATGAAGGGATAACTTATTATACAAGTGTCGGTTATCAACAGCAAGGCAGTTTTCTTAAAACTGATGCAATCAACTATGAGAAATACACCATTAGGAACAATATATCCGCAAAAATCACCGATAATATCCAGTTAGACATGAACCTGTCTGGTTTAATAGATGAAAGGGAAACTTCTCCATTTAGTTCTAATGACATCGTAAGGGCCATGTGGCTACACCGTCCAATGGATAATGTATACTATGATGAAGAAGCGGGAAAATATGCCATGATGGATTGGAATGTCATCTTAAATCCAGTTGCCATGATGGACAAGGACTTGGTAGGCGAAAACAGCTACAAAAGCAAATGGTTCCAGTCCAATATGAGCCTCACCTATCAGGTTCCTTTTGTAGAGGGTTTATCATTAAAATCCATGTTCAGTTATGATTATACACAAAACGACAACAAGGAATACTCCAAGAGTTTCACCCTGTACTTACCCAATGGTAATGAATACAAAGCCAATAACCAAACCAGTGGGAACTCCAAAATTTCCCGCTATTTCTATGGCAAAAATTCCACTTTATGGCAGTTGAGAGTAGCTTATGAAAGAAAGTTTGGTCACCACGCTATTTCTGCTCTTAATCTGTTAGAGAATTCCCATTTCCAAGGAGACAACTTTTACGGGTACAGGTACCTTGTACTTCCTTTGCCCCAAATATTTGCCGGTATCACCGATAATCAGGAAATCAGACAAAGCACATCAAGTGGTGCGCTCTACGATTATGCTAACCGCGCATCAGTGGGACGTTTCATCTATGGATTTAAGAGCAAGTACATGGCAGAATTTTCATACCGATATGAAGGCTCATCCAAATTCCCAAAAGATAGTCGATGGGGCTTTTTCCCTTCTTTCTCTGCAGGTTGGAGAATTTCTGAAGAAGGCTTTTGGATGAATTCACCTTTACGTGTGATTGAAGACCTAAAATTCAGAGGATCTTATGGTATTACTGGGGATGATAGCTCCCTAGCCTACCAGTTTGTGAGTGGATATCAGTACCCTGCTTCAGGCAGCAGCAGAGGCCTTCCTGGGGGTTATATTTTCGGAGATCAATTTGTTTCCTCTTCCAGCAATACAGGCCTTGCCAATACTGCCATAACCTGGTATGAGGCCAAAACATTGAACATCGGAATGGATGCTTCTTTATGGAGTGGTAGATTAGGTGTAACAGTAGAATATTTCAATAGGGACCGTTCTGGTTTGCTGGCGACAAGGGTAGGTAGCTTACCGGGAATCGTCGGGGCCTCTCTTCCTCAAGAAAACCTCAACAGTGACCAAAACCGTGGATTTGAAATTGAACTGAGTCATCTGAATAAAATAGGTGATTTCAATTATCAAATACGTGGTAATGTTTCCTACACCAGAACCAAAACTCAATATTATGAAATGGCCGAACTGGGCAATTCCTACTTGAACTGGAGAAACGGTGTCAATGATCGCTATAACAATATTTGGTGGGGCTATGCAGGCAACGGCCGCATGACCAGCTGGGATGAAGTTTATTACAATCCAGTTTATGTCAGCAGAGGCTCTGTTTTGGGAGACTATGAATACCAAGATTGGAACGAAGACGGCTGGATCAATGACTTGGATGTCCATCCATTGGCTTACAGCGGTCAAGTCCCATTGGTCAACTTTGGCCTTAACCTAAGTGCTCAATGGAAAGGATTTGATATGTCCATGCTATGGCAAGGTGCTGGCAAAAAGTATGTGTTGGCGAGAGAATTCTTGTATGAACCTTTATGGTCCAACTCAAACGCCATCAGTGACTTTATGAACAGATGGCACCCTACTGATCCCACTGCAAATCCATATGATCCCAGTACAGAATGGACAGGTGGTAATTATGGCTATACAGGATCGCTGCCAAATGCCTCTTCAGATTTCAATATACAAAATGCAGCCTATGTAAGGTTGAAAAGTTTAGAAATCGGATATTCCTTGCCATCCAATGTGCTTGATTTCATCAAATTGAAAAACATAAGAGTATACGGAAATGCGTATAACCTACTGACATTTAGCAAGCTGAAATACGCTGACCCTGAGTTTTATACCAGCAACACGAGTGGATCTGGTCTTACTAATCTTGGATACAACTATCCTATCAATAAGACATATACAATTGGTATAAACGTGAAATTTTAA
- a CDS encoding peptidase domain-containing ABC transporter: protein MTTLTPIQRLWRLLKIYKPEIRQIYIYALFIGIVNLSLPLGIQAIINYLQTGELSSSWVILVTVVLVGITIAGLLQVLQLRIVENIQQDIFARSAFEFAYRLPQIKPKELDGQHAPELANRFFDTLTIQKGLPKILIDLSVSAFQILFGMILLSIYSLYFILLGLVLGFALFMLVKVTGRIGLETSIKESKYKYNLAHWLEEIGRVRRTFHLSQDPSFHLKKSDDITVDYIRSRESHFRVLLDQFKAIIGFKVFIAAGILVVGGVLVFNNQMNIGQFVAAEIVIILVINSVEKLLNIWDNVYDVLTAFEKIGFVTDMSLQNESGNQKIKKQFPSSIVLKNVSFQYPNDQSSVFKKLSFEIPERSRVVLTGKTGAGKSTLLQILAGIQHIDAGDILLNDIPYEKLDKKSFHQNLGVVLASNQIFEASFRENILVGRDIPDSDLTEMLNNLGLTTYIKGLPKGLDTVMDSGGRRTPRCIIQKIHLARAICHRPGLLLMEDPLVNIPKNERHDLIKYLADKSHNWTLVVITDEDDWIENSTQTIKL, encoded by the coding sequence ATGACGACACTAACACCTATTCAGCGGCTTTGGAGGCTTTTAAAAATATATAAACCAGAAATAAGACAAATATACATTTATGCTCTTTTTATAGGTATCGTGAACCTATCCCTGCCATTGGGAATTCAGGCCATTATCAATTATCTACAAACAGGAGAGCTGTCCTCTTCTTGGGTGATCCTTGTGACGGTGGTTTTGGTAGGGATTACTATCGCTGGTCTGCTTCAGGTACTACAATTGAGGATTGTTGAAAATATTCAGCAGGACATTTTCGCGAGGTCTGCTTTTGAATTTGCCTATCGATTGCCACAGATCAAACCAAAAGAACTGGATGGGCAGCATGCACCTGAACTGGCCAATAGATTTTTTGATACATTAACCATACAGAAGGGTTTACCTAAAATACTGATAGATCTTTCGGTATCGGCCTTTCAGATTTTGTTTGGTATGATATTGCTATCCATTTATAGCCTTTACTTTATTTTACTGGGCCTTGTGTTAGGCTTTGCCCTTTTTATGTTGGTGAAGGTGACCGGTCGGATTGGCTTGGAAACCAGTATTAAAGAAAGCAAATATAAGTATAATCTTGCGCATTGGCTGGAGGAAATTGGCCGAGTAAGGAGAACCTTTCATCTTTCCCAGGATCCTTCCTTTCATTTGAAGAAAAGTGATGATATCACTGTGGATTATATCAGGTCCAGGGAATCCCACTTTAGGGTATTACTGGATCAGTTTAAGGCGATTATCGGCTTTAAGGTTTTTATCGCTGCAGGGATTTTGGTAGTAGGAGGTGTATTGGTGTTCAACAATCAAATGAATATTGGGCAATTTGTGGCCGCAGAGATTGTGATCATTTTGGTGATCAATTCGGTGGAAAAGCTGCTCAATATTTGGGATAATGTGTATGATGTACTTACCGCTTTTGAGAAAATAGGTTTTGTAACGGATATGAGTTTGCAAAATGAATCAGGAAACCAGAAAATCAAAAAGCAATTTCCTAGTTCAATAGTTTTGAAAAATGTTAGTTTCCAATATCCAAATGATCAATCTTCGGTCTTCAAAAAACTTAGCTTTGAAATTCCAGAAAGGTCGCGTGTCGTACTAACAGGGAAGACTGGAGCAGGAAAATCTACTTTATTGCAGATCTTGGCGGGGATTCAGCATATTGATGCAGGAGATATTCTGCTCAATGATATTCCTTATGAAAAATTGGACAAGAAAAGTTTCCACCAAAACTTAGGAGTGGTATTGGCTTCCAATCAAATTTTTGAGGCAAGCTTTCGGGAAAATATATTAGTGGGAAGGGATATTCCTGACAGCGATTTGACCGAAATGCTGAACAATTTGGGGCTGACGACCTATATTAAAGGATTGCCAAAGGGATTGGATACGGTAATGGACAGTGGAGGGCGCAGGACACCTCGTTGTATCATCCAAAAAATTCATTTGGCCAGGGCAATTTGCCACCGACCAGGTCTCTTACTGATGGAAGATCCTTTGGTCAATATCCCCAAAAATGAAAGGCATGACCTCATCAAATACCTTGCAGATAAGTCCCATAATTGGACTTTGGTAGTCATCACGGACGAAGATGATTGGATAGAAAACAGTACCCAAACTATTAAGTTGTAA
- a CDS encoding HlyD family secretion protein, producing MLNISENSIAKYVKQNDFRAFRVLKEISYFQFSRKSVIIILVVLLICLFLPWTQNIQTDGYVTTLFPEQRPQAIQSIISGRLEKWYVREGDFVEKGDTVVFISDAKSEYFDPKLIERTQEQLDAKVESSSSYEAKIAAIRAQSTALQEAMQLKLRQLENKILQANNKVQMDSIDLVAYSTNLRIAENQLTRTQELYDKGLKSLTELQEKELKVQEANAKVTVQRNKLVNQRNELLNLDLEMSTVEREYRDKLAKAQSDTQSALSAKLGTMAEVSKLRNQLSNYGQRASLYYVTAPQSGYITKAVKKGIGELIKEGADIVSIMPQDYDLAVEVYVRPQDLPLIKQDNKVSLRFDGWPAIVISGWPEASTGVFTGKVVAIDRFISSNGYYRLLVSPDQEDRPWPEKLSMGTGVRTFLLLNNVPIWYELWRQLNGFPADYYTEEKTNPKPLKLKAPLKSVK from the coding sequence ATGTTGAACATATCTGAAAATAGCATAGCTAAATACGTCAAGCAGAATGACTTTAGGGCATTTAGGGTACTGAAGGAAATAAGTTATTTCCAATTTTCAAGGAAATCCGTCATAATAATCCTTGTTGTTTTGTTGATTTGCCTCTTTTTACCTTGGACTCAAAATATTCAAACGGACGGTTATGTGACTACTTTATTTCCTGAACAGCGACCTCAGGCCATTCAGTCTATTATCTCAGGTAGATTGGAAAAATGGTATGTAAGAGAAGGAGACTTTGTGGAGAAAGGCGATACTGTGGTGTTTATATCTGATGCGAAAAGTGAATATTTTGATCCTAAATTGATCGAGCGGACCCAAGAACAATTGGATGCGAAAGTGGAGAGCTCATCTTCATATGAAGCAAAAATAGCTGCCATTAGGGCCCAGTCTACAGCCTTGCAGGAAGCCATGCAATTAAAACTCCGTCAATTGGAAAATAAGATACTCCAAGCCAATAATAAGGTTCAAATGGATAGCATTGATTTGGTAGCATATAGCACCAATCTGCGGATTGCTGAAAACCAATTGACACGAACACAAGAATTATATGACAAAGGTCTTAAGTCCCTGACCGAGCTCCAAGAGAAGGAATTGAAGGTGCAAGAGGCCAATGCCAAGGTGACTGTTCAACGTAATAAACTTGTCAATCAGCGAAATGAGTTGTTGAACTTAGACCTGGAAATGTCAACCGTAGAGCGGGAATACAGGGATAAGCTGGCAAAGGCACAGTCAGACACCCAATCGGCCTTATCTGCCAAACTGGGCACAATGGCAGAGGTTTCCAAATTGCGGAATCAACTTAGTAATTATGGTCAAAGGGCCAGTTTGTATTATGTCACTGCCCCACAATCCGGTTATATCACCAAGGCGGTGAAGAAGGGAATCGGAGAACTTATCAAAGAAGGAGCAGACATTGTATCCATTATGCCTCAGGACTATGATTTGGCTGTAGAGGTTTATGTAAGACCTCAGGATTTGCCGCTTATCAAACAAGACAATAAAGTAAGTTTGCGTTTTGATGGTTGGCCAGCTATAGTCATCAGTGGATGGCCAGAAGCTTCCACTGGTGTATTTACAGGAAAAGTAGTGGCCATTGACAGGTTCATCAGTTCAAATGGTTATTATAGACTATTAGTCAGCCCAGACCAAGAGGATAGGCCTTGGCCAGAAAAATTAAGCATGGGAACTGGCGTAAGAACCTTTTTATTGCTGAACAATGTACCGATCTGGTATGAATTGTGGAGGCAGCTTAATGGCTTCCCTGCGGATTATTATACTGAGGAAAAGACAAATCCTAAACCATTGAAACTAAAGGCACCACTGAAATCAGTTAAATAA
- a CDS encoding TolC family protein: MRTKVSIYYLLFLLLGCPIFSEAQSLDTLDYEVFIQKVITHHPLSQKAKLNDLRAEASIRAARGNFDPVLESSFDEKLYSDKTYYRKSASSLRIPTVAGLDLIAGYEKNSGTYLNPENQTGTNGLWNAGIELNVLQGLLMDEGRTALRQGKAYAAIAEQQKTLQTNDLYFSATEAYLYWANSHEALAIVNESITLAENYFQNTKTSFFNGEKTAIDTVEAYIMWQDRKNLLQSVKSSYTATQKNLENYLWDEEGWYALDQKVPDSLMVITGQGETGDFSLDSLDAHPVLQEARSKVTLMEAERRMKQEKLLPKLKLKYMPLLSPDGEGLPGYNNNDYKWGFSFSFPLLLRGERGNLQLGKVKVMEKQLELENKTIELQNKVLNSLEQIDFLMTQESIQLQNVDGYEKLLWAENEKFKMGESSVFLLNKRQEKYLEGQLKLIDLITKRQLEQLKFRYYTNTLLAPDE; encoded by the coding sequence ATGCGCACAAAAGTATCGATATATTATCTTCTTTTTCTGCTCCTTGGCTGCCCTATTTTCAGTGAGGCCCAGTCATTGGATACTTTGGATTATGAAGTCTTTATACAAAAGGTCATCACACACCATCCGCTCTCACAAAAGGCCAAGTTAAATGACCTGAGGGCTGAAGCGAGTATTAGAGCGGCAAGAGGAAATTTCGACCCAGTATTGGAGTCCAGTTTTGATGAGAAGCTTTATTCGGATAAGACGTATTACAGAAAATCTGCTTCGAGTTTGAGGATTCCGACTGTTGCCGGGCTTGATTTAATTGCCGGTTATGAAAAGAACTCAGGTACCTATTTGAACCCAGAGAACCAAACGGGGACAAATGGTCTTTGGAATGCTGGAATTGAGCTTAATGTCCTTCAAGGACTCTTGATGGATGAGGGAAGGACAGCTTTGCGACAAGGAAAGGCCTATGCAGCCATTGCAGAGCAGCAAAAGACCCTTCAGACCAATGACCTTTATTTCAGTGCTACTGAAGCATATCTTTATTGGGCCAATAGCCATGAGGCTTTGGCTATTGTGAATGAAAGTATCACATTGGCAGAAAATTACTTTCAGAATACCAAAACTTCATTCTTTAATGGTGAAAAGACGGCTATCGATACTGTGGAGGCTTATATCATGTGGCAAGACCGTAAAAACCTCCTTCAATCCGTCAAGTCAAGCTATACTGCCACGCAGAAAAACCTCGAAAATTACCTATGGGATGAGGAAGGCTGGTATGCTTTGGACCAAAAGGTGCCGGATAGCCTAATGGTCATTACAGGACAGGGAGAGACGGGGGATTTTTCATTGGACTCCCTGGATGCCCATCCCGTGTTACAGGAAGCCAGATCCAAAGTGACCTTGATGGAGGCTGAGAGAAGGATGAAGCAGGAAAAGTTGCTGCCAAAATTGAAGTTAAAATATATGCCATTGTTAAGCCCTGATGGAGAGGGCTTGCCTGGATATAACAATAATGATTATAAATGGGGCTTTTCTTTTAGCTTTCCTCTATTATTGAGAGGGGAAAGGGGAAATCTACAATTGGGCAAGGTAAAAGTCATGGAAAAGCAGTTGGAACTGGAAAATAAAACCATAGAACTACAAAATAAGGTCCTTAACAGCCTAGAACAAATAGACTTTCTAATGACCCAAGAGTCCATACAATTACAAAATGTAGATGGTTATGAGAAATTGCTATGGGCAGAAAATGAAAAGTTCAAGATGGGGGAAAGTTCTGTTTTTCTTCTCAATAAAAGGCAGGAGAAATACCTGGAAGGTCAATTGAAACTGATTGACCTGATCACAAAACGTCAGTTGGAACAATTGAAGTTCAGGTATTATACCAATACTTTGCTGGCTCCAGATGAATAG